The Actinomycetota bacterium genome contains a region encoding:
- a CDS encoding YbjQ family protein produces the protein MTDEAMMSTTFDLPGYQVDEHLGMCWGVLVRSVGFAKGFTGGFKALQAGEVPQYTNVVNAAREQAVERLMAHAKELGADAVLGVRFDSSDVGNGLSEILAYGTAVKVSKRN, from the coding sequence ATGACTGATGAAGCGATGATGTCCACAACCTTCGACCTTCCTGGCTACCAGGTAGACGAACACCTGGGCATGTGTTGGGGAGTCCTGGTGCGAAGTGTGGGCTTTGCCAAGGGATTCACCGGAGGTTTCAAGGCTCTCCAGGCAGGTGAGGTGCCGCAGTACACCAATGTGGTCAACGCTGCGCGCGAGCAGGCAGTTGAACGATTGATGGCACATGCAAAGGAGCTCGGCGCAGATGCCGTGCTCGGCGTTCGCTTTGACTCGTCGGATGTCGGCAATGGCCTGAGCGAGATCCTCGCCTACGGAACTGCCGTGAAGGTTTCAAAGCGCAACTGA